One Tachyglossus aculeatus isolate mTacAcu1 unplaced genomic scaffold, mTacAcu1.pri scaffold_207_arrow_ctg1, whole genome shotgun sequence genomic region harbors:
- the LOC119923619 gene encoding MAPK-interacting and spindle-stabilizing protein-like gives MGRHPRARPEEAPEGSARGISRHPRAESELEPARPETRPQLAKGRWDGLSPARGSERTPEVPALTMQMATSAREPGVCGTCPGGTRRRLKDLRSSSALWPKRGSLCGQRGPCWAPASKPKAPHPCPPLPTPVSYLGALMDPRRVQCWKHWACRPPKLGETDRQESQLSPPPSLGLSERVLKPGSGHYGPIPASSPLDAAWLTPGGPPPVSAFWATQGRSLCHRPQGEPPPPASPKKHKPQPQSTTTESGPKSFAIEFGPGGIR, from the exons ATGGGCCGGCACCCCCGAGCCAGGCCGGAGGAGGCTCCGGAGGGCTCCGCCCGGGGCATCTCCCGGCACCCCAGGGCGGAGTCCGAGCTGGAGCCGGCCCGCCCCGAAACCCGGCCCCAGCTGGCCAAGGGCCGGTGGGATGGCCTGAGCCCGGCCAGAGGCTCGGAGCGAACCCCAGAGGTGCCCGCCCTCACGATGCAAATGGCCACCAGTGCCCGCGAGCCCGGAGTTTGCGGGACGTGCCCCGGTGGGACTCGGCGACGCCTCAAAGACCTCCGCTCGTCCTCGGCCCTGTGGCCCAAGAGGGGGTCGCTGTGCGGGCAAAGGGGACCCTGCTGGGCACCGGCCTCCAAGCCAaaggccccccacccctgccctccgcTGCCCACTCCGGTCTCCTATCTGGGAGCCCTAATGGACCCCCGACGAGTCCAGTGCTGGAAGCACTGGGCTTGCCGTCCCCCAAAACTGGGGGAAACAGACCGTCAGGAGAGCCAACTCTCGCCTCCCCCAAGCCTAGGCCTCAGTGAAAGAGTCCTGAAGCCAGGTTCTGGACATTATGGTCCGATCCCCGCCTCCAGCCCACTGGACGCAGCCTGGCTGACCCCCGGCGGACCCCCGCCGGTCTCTGCGTTCTGGGCGACGCAA GGCAGGTCTCTCTGCCACCGGCCTCAAGGCGAACCTCCCCCTCCCGCGTCCCCCAAAAAACACAAACCCCAACCTCAAAGTACCACCACAGAATCGGGACCTAAATCGTTTGCGATCGAGTTTGGACCGGGTGGAATCCGG